The following are encoded together in the Narcine bancroftii isolate sNarBan1 chromosome 10, sNarBan1.hap1, whole genome shotgun sequence genome:
- the pdcd2l gene encoding programmed cell death protein 2-like yields the protein MSAAPSPESRPVLLGIRDTAVEEGNRCSWDTSKVGGTPDCVPGVILECPHCALCTAPLVHLVQVYCPLEGSPYHRTINVWACLQRECWGKCESWKVLRSQYAEVQSSRMNTEREPVPAVTDWCTDADDWCDEGGSEARISPNPGAAGCPPLDPDRGVSDQTSRLQTLSLREPAEAHAPCPPMSYFQPFYIAVMEDGDLNGQQTFTHEQELLQDYQRREGVTLTETSPTTEEDRVGAEMYEKSSVWHGDADFGKFMKRISGCPQQILRYCWGGKPLLLSHLPGGMDSIVPTCRNCGGRRVFEFQLMPALVSLLRSVNGKEASVEFGTVLIFTCKRSCWSPGNQNPLEECAVVQEEPDLAFFS from the exons ATGAGTGCGGCGCCCAGCCCGGAGTCTAGGCCCGTCTTGTTGGGCATCCGAGATACTGCGGTGGAGGAGGGGAACCGTTGCTCCTGGGACACCAGCAAAGTAGGAGGGACGCCG GACTGTGTCCCTGGTGTTATCCTGGAGTGCCCTCACTGTGCACTGTGCACTGCCCCCCTGGTTCACCTGGTGCAGGTGTACTGCCCCCTGGAGGGGTCGCCCTACCATCGAACCATTAATGTGTGGGCATGTCTCCAGCGCGAGTGTTGGGGGAAGTGTGAGAG CTGGAAGGTTCTGCGTTCCCAGTATGCAGAGGTCCAGAGCAGCCGGATGAACACAGAG AGGGAGCCGGTTCCTGCCGTGACGGACTGGTGCACAGACGCTGATGACTGGTGTGATGAGGGAGGAAGCGAAGCCAGAATTTCCCCAAATCCTGGGGCGGCTGGGTGTCCACCCTTGGATCCAGACAGAGGCGTCAGTGACCAGACAAGCAGACTGCAGACACTGAGTCTGCGGGAACCAGCCGAGGCCCATGCCCCGTGTCCGCCCATGTCCTATTTTCAACCTTTTTACATTGCGGTGATGGAGGACGGGGACCTCAATGGGCAGCAGACCTTCACACATGAACAAGAGCTGCTCCAGGACTACCAGCGCAGGGAAGGAGTCACCCTAACAGAGACCTCTCCCACCAC TGAAGAAGATCGAGTCGGAGCAGAGATGTATGAAAAGAGTTCAGTGTGGCATGGTGATGCGGACTTTGGGAAGTTCATGAAGCGAATCTCCGGTTGCCCACAGCAGATTTTAAG GTATTGCTGGGGTGGCAAACCGTTGCTGCTTTCCCATCTCCCAGGTGGAATGGACTCCATCGTTCCCACGTGCAGGAACTGTGGTGGCCGCAGGGTCTTTGAATTCCAGCTGATGCCAGCCTTGGTCAGTCTCCTGCGGAGCGTGAACGGCAAAG AGGCAAGTGTGGAGTTTGGGACGGTTTTGATTTTCACCTGCAAGAGGAGTTGCTGGTCTCCTGGGAACCAGAACCCCCTGGAGGAATGTGCCGTGGTACAGGAGGAGCCGGATCTGGCCTTCTTCAGTTAA